The following coding sequences lie in one Apium graveolens cultivar Ventura chromosome 3, ASM990537v1, whole genome shotgun sequence genomic window:
- the LOC141711066 gene encoding GPI-anchored protein LLG1-like: MESNSVSYSSYFKILLISISILVHFSASTSLSDGIFESPTSIARNLLQAKKDCPINFEFKNYTIITSQCKGPNYQPNPCCDSLKEFACPYTDELNDLSNTCSDTMFSYITRKGNYPPGLFSSFCREGKEGLDCSSYIPPDSAKDASDGNTRNGFQFLMLTTACLIASFLAF, encoded by the exons ATGGAGAGTAATTCTGTTTCTTATTCTTCATATTTCAAGATTTTATTAATTTCGATTTCTATTTTGGTACACTTCTCTGCATCTACTTCCCTTTCTG ATGGTATCTTTGAATCTCCTACCTCCATAGCACGCAACTTGCTTCAGGCTAAAAAAG ATTGCCCAATTAACTTTGAGTTTAAGAACTATACCATCATTACTAGCCAATGCAAAGGACCCAATTACCAACCCAACCCTTGTTGTGACTCCCTTAAAGAATTTGCTTGCCCTTACACGGATGAGTTGAATGATCTATCAAATACTTGTTCTGATACAATGTTCAGCTACATCACAAGGAAAGGGAATTATCCACCTGGCCTGTTTTCCAGTTTCTGCAGGGAAGGGAAGGAAGGTCTCGATTGCTCTTCATACATACCACCAGATTCAGCTAAAGATGCAAGTGACGGGAATACAAGAAATGGATTTCAGTTTCTAATGTTAACAACAGCCTGTCTGATTGCATCGTTTTTGGCTTTCTAA
- the LOC141713347 gene encoding phosphatidylinositol/phosphatidylcholine transfer protein SFH13-like isoform X2 produces the protein MSGIERVEAYDELLGRRSNFENFEDERQGSKIGHFRNRALNASNKITHSLKKRGNRKTDYRVRSVSIEDIRDAKEECAVLELRQKLIDKNLLPARHDDYYTLLRFLKARDFNVDKTIQMWEEMLKWRNEYGTDSILEDFEFEELEEVLQFYPQGYHGVDREGRPVYIERLGKAHPSRLMRITTLERYLKYHVQEFEKAIHEKFTACSIAAKIQICSTTTILDVQGLGVKNLTPTAASLVSAMARIDNNYYPETLHRMLVVNAGSAFKKVLWPAATKFLDPKTIAKIHVLEPKSLGKLLEYIDSSQLPDFLGGSCTCPSEGGCLRSNSGPWNDPYIMKFIRNAETKFVRQIIRVSSDQQKDEAYTQLCGIKGSSDGSALEDVTEIDDPCSLSTKNSCRIARLSPIHSDAAKSDLTVYCSCDDYSGQGDNAVETDQVPEYCQYFTSNEGTLDREGGLVIHWLVAIQEKVVNRSFWCVAKTLLYIVIKLFTFLWSFPFESRIRTNEHSSKVIEDKPDVQSPNGGKAVIGEDLINPCVERLQKVEQILDKLKNKQPEIPREKDQMLLHSLERIKSVEFELDKTKRVLHATVMKQVEIAKLMENLQVSKSRNRRLWH, from the exons ATGTCTG GCATAGAACGAGTAGAAGCTTATGATGAATTACTTGGGCGAAGATccaattttgaaaattttgaagaTGAAAGGCAGGGATCCAAGATTGGACATTTTAGAAATAGAGCTTTGAATGCTTCAAACAAGATCACACATTCTCTGAAAAAGAGGGGGAACAGAAAAACTGATTATAGAGTTCGTTCAGTTTCCATAGAGGATATTCGTGATGCAAAGGAAGAGTGTGCGGTTCTGGAACTGCGCCAGAAACTCATTGATAAGAATTTACTGCCTGCAAGACACGATGACTACTATACACTACTAAG ATTCCTTAAAGCTAGGGATTTTAATGTTGACAAAACAATCCAGATGTGGGAAGAAATGCTTAAGTGGAGGAACGAGTACGGAACTGACAGTATACTGGAG GACTTTGAATTTGAAGAATTAGAAGAAGTCCTGCAGTTCTACCCTCAAGGATACCATGGGGTTGATAGAGAGGGAAGGCCTGTATACATTGAAAGGCTTGGAAAAGCACACCCAAGCAGGCTTATGCGTATTACCACACTCGAACGTTACTTAAAATACCATGTGCAAGAATTTGAGAAAGCAATTCACGAGAAGTTCACTGCATGTTCAATTGCAGCAAAGATACAGATATGTTCGACAACTACAATATTAGATGTGCAAGGCCTG GGTGTTAAGAATCTAACACCAACAGCGGCGAGTCTTGTGTCAGCCATGGCTAGAATTGATAATAACTACTATCCAGAG ACCCTACACCGAATGTTAGTTGTCAATGCTGGTTCTGCCTTCAAGAAGGTGCTTTGGCCTGCTGCTACGAAGTTTCTAGATCCAAAAACTATCGCAAAGATTCAT GTTCTTGAACCCAAATCTCTGGGCAAACTTCTTGAATACATTGACTCGAG TCAATTGCCGGACTTCTTGGGTGGTTCCTGCACATGTCCTTCCGAGGGAGGGTGTCTTAGGTCTAATAGTGGTCCATGGAACGACCCTTATATAATGAAG TTCATACGTAATGCAGAGACTAAATTTGTGAGGCAAATCATTCGAGTATCAAGTGACCAGCAAAAAGATGAAGCTTATACTCAGTTGTGTGGGATTAAG GGTAGTAGTGATGGATCAGCACTAGAAGATGTAACAGAGATTGATGATCCATGCTCTTTAAGTACGAAAAATAGTTGTAGAATTGCAAGATTGTCACCCATTCACAGTGAT GCAGCGAAATCAGATTTAACTGTCTACTGTAGTTGTGATGATTATTCTGGTCAGGGTGATAACGCTGTTGAGACCGACCAAGTACCGGAATATTGTCAGTATTTCACTTCTAATGAGGGAACACTAGATAGAGAAG GTGGTTTGGTTATTCACTGGTTGGTCGCTATTCAGGAAAAGGTGGTGAATAGAAGTTTCTGGTGTGTGGCAAAAACATTGCTATATATAGTGATCAAACTGTTCACATTTTTGTGGAGTTTTCCCTTTGAATCTAGGATAAGGACCAATGAACATTCATCTAAGGTTATTGAAGACAAACCTGACGTGCAATCACCCAATGGTGGTAAAGCTGTCATCGGAGAAGATCTTATTAATCCTTGCGTGGAGCGTCTGCAAAAAGTAGAGCAGATACTTGACAAACTGAAGAACAAACAACCTGAAATTCCGAGAGAGAAGGATCAAATGCTTCTGCATTCATTGGAGCGGATCAAGTCCGTGGAGTTTGAGCTTGACAAAACCAAGAGA GTATTGCATGCAACAGTGATGAAGCAAGTCGAAATTGCTAAGCTCATGGAGAATCTGCAGGTCTCCAAATCAAGG AATCGACGATTATGGCATTGA
- the LOC141713347 gene encoding phosphatidylinositol/phosphatidylcholine transfer protein SFH13-like isoform X1: MSACHSIGIERVEAYDELLGRRSNFENFEDERQGSKIGHFRNRALNASNKITHSLKKRGNRKTDYRVRSVSIEDIRDAKEECAVLELRQKLIDKNLLPARHDDYYTLLRFLKARDFNVDKTIQMWEEMLKWRNEYGTDSILEDFEFEELEEVLQFYPQGYHGVDREGRPVYIERLGKAHPSRLMRITTLERYLKYHVQEFEKAIHEKFTACSIAAKIQICSTTTILDVQGLGVKNLTPTAASLVSAMARIDNNYYPETLHRMLVVNAGSAFKKVLWPAATKFLDPKTIAKIHVLEPKSLGKLLEYIDSSQLPDFLGGSCTCPSEGGCLRSNSGPWNDPYIMKFIRNAETKFVRQIIRVSSDQQKDEAYTQLCGIKGSSDGSALEDVTEIDDPCSLSTKNSCRIARLSPIHSDAAKSDLTVYCSCDDYSGQGDNAVETDQVPEYCQYFTSNEGTLDREGGLVIHWLVAIQEKVVNRSFWCVAKTLLYIVIKLFTFLWSFPFESRIRTNEHSSKVIEDKPDVQSPNGGKAVIGEDLINPCVERLQKVEQILDKLKNKQPEIPREKDQMLLHSLERIKSVEFELDKTKRVLHATVMKQVEIAKLMENLQVSKSRNRRLWH, from the exons ATGTCTG CATGTCATTCAATAGGCATAGAACGAGTAGAAGCTTATGATGAATTACTTGGGCGAAGATccaattttgaaaattttgaagaTGAAAGGCAGGGATCCAAGATTGGACATTTTAGAAATAGAGCTTTGAATGCTTCAAACAAGATCACACATTCTCTGAAAAAGAGGGGGAACAGAAAAACTGATTATAGAGTTCGTTCAGTTTCCATAGAGGATATTCGTGATGCAAAGGAAGAGTGTGCGGTTCTGGAACTGCGCCAGAAACTCATTGATAAGAATTTACTGCCTGCAAGACACGATGACTACTATACACTACTAAG ATTCCTTAAAGCTAGGGATTTTAATGTTGACAAAACAATCCAGATGTGGGAAGAAATGCTTAAGTGGAGGAACGAGTACGGAACTGACAGTATACTGGAG GACTTTGAATTTGAAGAATTAGAAGAAGTCCTGCAGTTCTACCCTCAAGGATACCATGGGGTTGATAGAGAGGGAAGGCCTGTATACATTGAAAGGCTTGGAAAAGCACACCCAAGCAGGCTTATGCGTATTACCACACTCGAACGTTACTTAAAATACCATGTGCAAGAATTTGAGAAAGCAATTCACGAGAAGTTCACTGCATGTTCAATTGCAGCAAAGATACAGATATGTTCGACAACTACAATATTAGATGTGCAAGGCCTG GGTGTTAAGAATCTAACACCAACAGCGGCGAGTCTTGTGTCAGCCATGGCTAGAATTGATAATAACTACTATCCAGAG ACCCTACACCGAATGTTAGTTGTCAATGCTGGTTCTGCCTTCAAGAAGGTGCTTTGGCCTGCTGCTACGAAGTTTCTAGATCCAAAAACTATCGCAAAGATTCAT GTTCTTGAACCCAAATCTCTGGGCAAACTTCTTGAATACATTGACTCGAG TCAATTGCCGGACTTCTTGGGTGGTTCCTGCACATGTCCTTCCGAGGGAGGGTGTCTTAGGTCTAATAGTGGTCCATGGAACGACCCTTATATAATGAAG TTCATACGTAATGCAGAGACTAAATTTGTGAGGCAAATCATTCGAGTATCAAGTGACCAGCAAAAAGATGAAGCTTATACTCAGTTGTGTGGGATTAAG GGTAGTAGTGATGGATCAGCACTAGAAGATGTAACAGAGATTGATGATCCATGCTCTTTAAGTACGAAAAATAGTTGTAGAATTGCAAGATTGTCACCCATTCACAGTGAT GCAGCGAAATCAGATTTAACTGTCTACTGTAGTTGTGATGATTATTCTGGTCAGGGTGATAACGCTGTTGAGACCGACCAAGTACCGGAATATTGTCAGTATTTCACTTCTAATGAGGGAACACTAGATAGAGAAG GTGGTTTGGTTATTCACTGGTTGGTCGCTATTCAGGAAAAGGTGGTGAATAGAAGTTTCTGGTGTGTGGCAAAAACATTGCTATATATAGTGATCAAACTGTTCACATTTTTGTGGAGTTTTCCCTTTGAATCTAGGATAAGGACCAATGAACATTCATCTAAGGTTATTGAAGACAAACCTGACGTGCAATCACCCAATGGTGGTAAAGCTGTCATCGGAGAAGATCTTATTAATCCTTGCGTGGAGCGTCTGCAAAAAGTAGAGCAGATACTTGACAAACTGAAGAACAAACAACCTGAAATTCCGAGAGAGAAGGATCAAATGCTTCTGCATTCATTGGAGCGGATCAAGTCCGTGGAGTTTGAGCTTGACAAAACCAAGAGA GTATTGCATGCAACAGTGATGAAGCAAGTCGAAATTGCTAAGCTCATGGAGAATCTGCAGGTCTCCAAATCAAGG AATCGACGATTATGGCATTGA